One window of the Kiritimatiellales bacterium genome contains the following:
- a CDS encoding IS30 family transposase, whose protein sequence is MNGDAENRRPQLAAFLVEQITVKRCSPAVAAYRMKDEPYAVCMKTIYNLMDHGRVPGVSHESLWEKRRRKRRYRPVQRIRKRAVTPGHSITDRPPAVETRTEFGHWEIDLIVSGKGALLSLTERKTRRLILRKLRTRSQAAVIGVLNDIGRQTGAEAFRCIFKSITSDNGGELLDYAGMERSVVTGKRTHRYYAHPYSAWERGGNENTNRFIRRFIPKGRRLGRISRKLLHEIETWINTYPRKILNFETAEERFNQEIAA, encoded by the coding sequence ATGAACGGCGACGCAGAAAACCGGCGTCCGCAGCTGGCGGCGTTTCTGGTGGAGCAGATTACGGTGAAACGTTGTTCTCCGGCAGTGGCGGCATACCGGATGAAAGATGAGCCCTATGCGGTCTGTATGAAGACGATCTATAACCTGATGGATCACGGCAGGGTTCCCGGGGTGAGCCATGAGTCGTTGTGGGAAAAGAGGCGGCGCAAGCGCCGGTATCGTCCGGTGCAGCGCATCCGCAAGCGCGCGGTGACTCCGGGGCACAGTATTACGGACCGGCCGCCGGCGGTTGAAACCCGGACTGAGTTCGGTCATTGGGAGATCGACCTGATCGTCAGCGGGAAAGGCGCACTGCTTTCATTAACCGAACGCAAAACCCGGCGGTTGATCCTGCGTAAACTGAGAACCCGGAGTCAGGCGGCGGTGATTGGTGTACTCAATGACATCGGGCGACAGACGGGGGCTGAGGCGTTCCGGTGTATCTTTAAAAGCATCACTTCGGACAACGGAGGAGAACTGCTTGATTATGCCGGAATGGAACGTTCCGTCGTTACCGGAAAGCGGACGCATCGGTATTACGCCCATCCGTACAGTGCGTGGGAACGCGGCGGCAATGAGAACACCAACCGGTTCATCCGGCGGTTTATTCCCAAAGGGAGAAGGCTGGGACGCATCAGCAGAAAACTGCTTCACGAAATCGAAACATGGATTAACACCTATCCACGTAAGATCCTGAATTTTGAGACAGCGGAAGAACGGTTCAACCAGGAAATCGCGGCATGA
- a CDS encoding uroporphyrinogen decarboxylase family protein has translation MKFEPAVYEHAARLIGKTPWDVSRSGELMVQAHTAAFETYHHTPVVAGIDIYNLEAEAYGGKIEKPAGDAIQALANHLCAAVADILNLPSYDPETSGRIKLIIDAAQRLKEKLPDAVIKIPVSGPFSLASNLTGLETLLCDSLTDPNVVSEALEKITGDQLNFCRAIAAAGVGITVFESAATPPLVPPRMFSELVLPALNRLITAAQTFLSAQEGQTGKSAPLRYNAAQTFLSAQKRQTGKSVPLRCNAAQTFLSAQPEWADRNVCPTIPCIIGGDTTPILEALLSTGTKYVICPGETDQAAFMEIMKKFPDVTVRINMKPAVFCSAETAPAFAEADRVMKLAAGRENVCLGSGVLPYEAVPETVLAVKKYIGEY, from the coding sequence ATGAAATTCGAACCGGCAGTTTATGAACACGCCGCGCGGTTGATTGGAAAAACACCGTGGGACGTTTCGCGTTCCGGCGAACTGATGGTTCAGGCGCACACCGCCGCATTCGAAACCTATCATCACACGCCGGTGGTCGCCGGCATTGATATTTATAATCTCGAAGCGGAAGCCTACGGCGGAAAAATTGAAAAACCGGCGGGAGATGCAATCCAGGCGCTTGCCAATCATCTTTGCGCCGCCGTCGCTGATATTTTAAATCTGCCGTCTTATGACCCGGAAACGTCTGGTCGCATCAAACTTATCATTGACGCAGCGCAACGCTTGAAAGAAAAACTGCCGGATGCGGTTATAAAAATTCCGGTCAGCGGTCCGTTTTCTCTTGCATCGAATCTCACCGGACTTGAAACATTGTTGTGCGATTCGCTGACGGATCCGAATGTGGTGAGCGAGGCGCTTGAAAAAATTACCGGCGACCAGTTGAACTTCTGCCGCGCGATTGCCGCCGCCGGCGTTGGAATTACAGTTTTTGAATCCGCCGCCACGCCGCCGCTGGTTCCACCGCGGATGTTTTCGGAGCTGGTTCTGCCGGCGTTGAACCGGTTGATTACTGCGGCGCAGACATTCCTGTCTGCGCAAGAAGGGCAGACTGGAAAGTCCGCCCCACTCCGGTACAATGCGGCGCAGACATTCCTGTCTGCGCAAAAAAGGCAGACTGGAAAGTCCGTCCCACTCCGGTGCAATGCGGCGCAGACATTCCTGTCTGCGCAACCGGAATGGGCAGACAGGAATGTCTGCCCCACGATTCCGTGCATCATCGGCGGCGACACCACGCCGATTCTTGAAGCACTGCTGAGCACCGGCACGAAATATGTCATCTGTCCCGGCGAAACGGATCAGGCGGCGTTTATGGAAATCATGAAAAAATTTCCGGATGTGACGGTTCGTATTAATATGAAGCCGGCGGTATTCTGTTCCGCTGAAACCGCGCCGGCGTTTGCGGAAGCGGATCGTGTGATGAAACTTGCGGCAGGTCGTGAAAATGTTTGTCTGGGCTCCGGCGTGCTGCCGTATGAAGCGGTGCCGGAAACGGTACTGGCTGTGAAAAAATATATTGGAGAATATTAA
- a CDS encoding RNA-binding S4 domain-containing protein, whose amino-acid sequence MNEFCITGKYIELSCRLKAAKLCNTGGEAKSAIGKGWFQSTPKQKRGCAGN is encoded by the coding sequence ATGAATGAATTTTGCATTACCGGTAAATACATCGAATTAAGCTGCCGGTTAAAAGCTGCGAAGCTTTGCAATACCGGCGGCGAGGCAAAAAGTGCTATCGGCAAGGGCTGGTTTCAATCGACACCGAAACAAAAACGCGGCTGCGCCGGTAATTAA
- a CDS encoding acyl-CoA dehydrogenase family protein produces the protein MSEINYGLTEEQLEVRDMLDEFGRERIIPVRAELDEQGIFPAELLQELGRMDMMGLYIDEAYGGMQFGHLGFCVAIETLSKYCIGVSVSFAANALGADPIIIGGSEEQKKKYLSPLASGEKWAAFGLTEPNAGSDAGGIATTAVKKGDKYVLNGTKQWITNGGEADIYTIFAVTNKDKGARGVSCFIVEKDTPGFTFGKKEDKLGIRASATRELIFQDCEVPAENLIGREGAGFLLAMKTFDISRPGIASQGVGLAQGALDEAVNYARVRHQFGKPIIANQGLQWMLADMATKVETARAITYAACRTIDGGTKDVSKVSAMCKYYAGDVAMSVTTDAVQVLGGYGFMKEYPVEKMMRDAKILQIYEGTNQIQRDIVGAALIKEYASKNR, from the coding sequence ATGTCAGAGATCAATTATGGATTAACAGAAGAACAGCTTGAAGTCCGCGATATGCTGGACGAATTCGGCCGTGAACGCATTATTCCTGTGCGCGCCGAACTGGACGAACAAGGGATATTTCCGGCAGAGCTTTTACAGGAGCTCGGCCGGATGGACATGATGGGGCTTTATATCGACGAAGCCTACGGCGGCATGCAGTTCGGCCATCTCGGTTTCTGTGTCGCGATTGAAACGCTCAGTAAATATTGTATCGGCGTTTCCGTCTCTTTTGCCGCCAACGCGCTCGGCGCCGACCCGATCATCATCGGCGGTTCCGAAGAACAGAAAAAGAAATATCTGTCGCCGCTCGCCAGCGGTGAAAAATGGGCGGCGTTTGGACTGACTGAGCCGAACGCCGGTTCCGATGCCGGCGGCATTGCCACCACCGCCGTAAAAAAAGGCGATAAATATGTGCTCAACGGAACAAAACAGTGGATCACCAACGGCGGCGAAGCCGATATCTATACGATTTTTGCCGTTACCAATAAAGACAAGGGCGCGCGCGGCGTCTCCTGTTTTATTGTTGAAAAAGATACGCCCGGATTTACGTTCGGTAAAAAAGAGGATAAGCTCGGCATCCGCGCTTCCGCCACGCGGGAACTGATTTTTCAGGACTGCGAAGTGCCGGCGGAAAACCTGATCGGCCGTGAAGGCGCCGGCTTCCTGCTCGCAATGAAAACATTCGATATTTCCCGGCCGGGAATTGCATCGCAGGGCGTCGGGCTGGCGCAGGGTGCGCTTGATGAAGCGGTGAACTACGCCCGCGTGCGTCATCAGTTCGGCAAACCGATTATCGCGAATCAGGGGCTGCAGTGGATGCTCGCCGATATGGCAACGAAAGTTGAAACTGCCCGCGCGATCACTTACGCCGCCTGCCGTACCATCGACGGCGGAACCAAAGACGTTTCCAAAGTTTCAGCAATGTGCAAATACTACGCCGGCGACGTCGCTATGTCTGTTACGACCGACGCCGTTCAGGTGCTCGGCGGCTACGGTTTCATGAAAGAATATCCGGTCGAGAAAATGATGCGCGATGCAAAAATTCTGCAAATCTACGAAGGAACCAATCAGATTCAGCGCGACATCGTCGGCGCCGCTCTGATCAAAGAGTACGCCTCCAAAAACCGGTGA
- a CDS encoding manganese efflux pump produces the protein MPLFSIILIALGLAMDACAVSISSGISIKPFKIRHAFLIGTTFGIFQALMPALGWFAGQWAYRFISAVDYWIAFGLLLFVGGHMIIQSLQSDDKAHGPRNPLHLPTLLTLAVATSIDALAIGISLSMLQIKILAPALIIGIITFVLSFAGVYFGRTFRRFSEKKIEVIGGLVLIGLGAKMLIEHLVQHQEIFSGSDSVWFAFGLTLLAGLATGIGSLLALFSRHTRERRFSFIIGFASGLLIWIAFVQFQPALTGQQPAPVSIIAFFAAFILCAFIDKLVPDFGNPHTPHRIEEIAQDPDFRRTGMPAAAAMIIHSFPEGFALFVIALHAPVPVAIGVAAAIALHNIPEGISTALPMYHATGSRVKACGFSSLTGLSEPLGALIVYTLFYNFFSGGTAVILNASAAGILIFVAFDGLLPVARVYGRYHHATYGVLAGMFAGAMLMTIS, from the coding sequence ATGCCGTTATTTTCAATTATTCTGATTGCACTCGGACTGGCCATGGATGCATGTGCGGTTTCCATTTCGAGCGGAATTTCAATTAAACCGTTCAAAATCCGGCATGCGTTTTTAATCGGCACAACCTTTGGAATTTTTCAGGCGCTGATGCCGGCACTCGGCTGGTTCGCGGGACAATGGGCGTACCGGTTTATTTCGGCGGTGGACTACTGGATTGCATTCGGGCTGCTGCTGTTCGTCGGCGGACACATGATCATCCAGTCGTTGCAGTCGGACGACAAAGCACACGGGCCGCGCAATCCGCTGCACCTGCCGACGCTCTTAACGCTCGCGGTCGCAACCAGCATCGATGCGCTCGCCATCGGCATCAGTCTGTCCATGCTGCAGATTAAAATTCTTGCGCCGGCGCTGATCATTGGAATTATCACATTTGTGCTGTCATTCGCCGGCGTTTATTTTGGACGCACATTCCGGCGTTTCAGCGAAAAGAAAATAGAAGTGATCGGTGGACTGGTGCTCATCGGACTCGGCGCAAAAATGCTGATTGAACATCTGGTTCAACATCAGGAAATATTTTCCGGCAGCGATTCTGTCTGGTTCGCGTTCGGACTCACCCTGCTCGCCGGACTGGCTACCGGAATCGGCAGCCTGCTGGCACTCTTTTCGCGCCACACGCGCGAACGCCGGTTTTCATTTATCATTGGATTTGCTTCCGGACTGCTTATCTGGATTGCATTTGTGCAGTTTCAACCGGCACTCACCGGGCAACAGCCGGCACCAGTAAGCATTATTGCATTTTTTGCCGCATTTATTCTCTGCGCATTCATCGATAAACTTGTGCCGGATTTTGGCAATCCGCATACACCGCACCGCATTGAAGAAATCGCGCAGGATCCCGATTTCCGGCGCACCGGTATGCCGGCCGCCGCCGCTATGATTATTCACAGTTTCCCTGAGGGTTTTGCGCTCTTTGTGATCGCGCTGCACGCGCCGGTGCCGGTGGCCATCGGTGTTGCGGCGGCGATTGCGCTGCACAATATCCCCGAAGGCATATCCACCGCGCTGCCGATGTATCACGCCACCGGTAGCCGGGTGAAGGCCTGCGGATTTTCATCGCTCACCGGACTATCCGAGCCGCTCGGCGCGCTGATTGTCTATACGCTGTTTTATAACTTTTTCAGCGGCGGCACCGCTGTAATTCTCAATGCCAGCGCCGCCGGAATTTTAATTTTTGTGGCGTTCGACGGACTGTTGCCCGTCGCCCGAGTTTACGGCAGATATCATCACGCCACCTATGGTGTTCTTGCCGGCATGTTTGCCGGTGCAATGTTAATGACTATAAGCTGA
- a CDS encoding helix-turn-helix domain-containing protein gives MEQSDRSIPHPRKGKHLNQEERIQIEVLLRGGATALHVAKLLGRSERTIRRERQRGWLTCRTGRDSAEERYNAVRGQTVYERRRRKPASAAGGVSGGADYGETLFSGSGGIPDER, from the coding sequence ATGGAACAGTCAGACCGTAGCATACCTCACCCGCGCAAAGGAAAACATTTGAACCAGGAAGAACGCATTCAGATTGAAGTGCTGTTGCGCGGCGGAGCGACAGCGCTTCATGTTGCGAAGCTGTTGGGACGTTCAGAACGCACCATCCGGCGGGAGCGTCAGCGCGGCTGGCTGACCTGTCGTACCGGACGCGATTCTGCCGAAGAGCGTTATAATGCGGTGCGGGGGCAGACGGTATATGAACGGCGACGCAGAAAACCGGCGTCCGCAGCTGGCGGCGTTTCTGGTGGAGCAGATTACGGTGAAACGTTGTTCTCCGGCAGTGGCGGCATACCGGATGAAAGATGA
- a CDS encoding NAD(P)-dependent oxidoreductase, with the protein MAQVILAGAGYFRNSRECTDSFHTCQKNSFRGLGNYGRRVSILGNGSISNLLQKFLACHDLEVVVIPARAKLRTISLEEAFASSFALVNLFPDRDDNSGVFGKDLFQRMPDSAVFINVGRGRQVNEAELVEVMKSRPDLTALLDVQYPEPPDDGSELYRLPNIRLSAHIAGSKGTELTRMADYMIDEFLRYSCGEPLLYQVEDHQL; encoded by the coding sequence TTGGCACAAGTCATTCTTGCGGGTGCCGGCTATTTCAGAAACAGCAGGGAATGCACAGACTCGTTTCATACATGTCAGAAGAACAGTTTTCGAGGGCTTGGAAATTACGGCAGACGCGTTTCAATTCTGGGGAACGGAAGTATTTCAAATTTGCTGCAAAAATTTCTCGCATGCCATGATTTAGAGGTTGTCGTGATTCCGGCGCGGGCAAAACTCCGTACGATCTCTCTAGAAGAAGCGTTTGCAAGCTCATTCGCACTCGTCAACCTTTTTCCTGATCGTGATGATAATTCCGGAGTTTTTGGAAAAGATCTTTTTCAGCGTATGCCCGATAGTGCAGTTTTTATTAATGTCGGTAGAGGACGGCAGGTTAATGAGGCGGAGCTTGTAGAAGTGATGAAGTCCCGTCCGGATTTGACAGCGCTTTTAGATGTTCAATACCCGGAACCGCCAGACGATGGATCAGAGTTATATCGGCTGCCAAATATTCGCCTGAGTGCCCATATTGCCGGGTCAAAAGGTACAGAATTGACACGAATGGCTGATTACATGATTGATGAATTTCTCCGGTATTCCTGCGGTGAACCTCTATTGTATCAGGTCGAAGACCATCAATTATAA
- a CDS encoding chondroitinase-B domain-containing protein — protein sequence MNFSGIPAVNLYCIRSKTINYNALYKSAAAERSIGVEKDEFMRKKCIMIRISAFITLCCYVAFGYNAPFITNAEKLAYINDATGVIESSGDEILIFYPGVESITANGLPVTFIRRNKDLISVTLPPGKIQVELTSGSDDISEKQHPVLPDAVSAPDALQRALAVAVPGDEVIIRNGIYVDWNLTLSGSGAAGKPIVIRPETPGGVIFSGHSGFTVTGSYIEIREFIFDQTHEDALILGSGRYNRITQCQFFFCGPLTNTFLSVMRLDPGSDFSRVDHCYFTGSKGMSLKVFIPSEVPETAPQQPQLDHNVFRDIFRIWRNGQENIQIGQHRPYSGSPRAVMEFNLFDNASADNEICSLKSHDNIVRYNVFANCRESGFVFRGGKNNRFEGNIAVRCTEALRMFDENHVIVNNLIMDCLNAGVVFQGGHSDGIPSKTCLIANNTIVNCPVGIGVGRPPDSADLYPAENQIVNNIIVSSFGTLIKNDYFQNFIISNNLLYASDIASVGFCGADPILKNPELEGAFPFMRPSTGSPAVDAALSLNEVQLDRHGRRRPEGKAPDIGADEIGAEIEYSGNILPEIPEMRTWTLSDYTGTEIFSSHDASILTNWSISGAVQNTEQELRAENAEFALNKILPEDFVLEFNYRPESFSSEASVTFPGSTDEVGEYRLVWGGAADDGKPSGVIRLYKSGIEYPVAEHPDLCLVRANYVYSWPGLIRINRDDPEENLWYRIQIVRRGARIAVYMNRAAPNSGANPRGVTQPVMIWDDTYSRESCMPGDRRLNVRQIGSGRWMNLRIWNLKKMPEQSGMMLNITSILSRISFDFNTHSVNDVIFEKGPKFNYSRKESYAAQNAKSNDLVFFVGSNARALIQDKGAGHEKVLFLNGGANFSQPNLGIYFVNMDMTAGGYNKNYPIRISWSFDILGTSDDPNFDSSDWEILVNYKNSDPFRNIDKLNGSIIAQTFSFNNSGKNECVGWKTISGHYDIPVGAAAKYGALQIRGTKGEYVGTGKGLLCLDNMTITITPLFKSGSGISE from the coding sequence ATGAATTTCTCCGGTATTCCTGCGGTGAACCTCTATTGTATCAGGTCGAAGACCATCAATTATAATGCGTTGTATAAAAGTGCCGCTGCTGAAAGAAGTATCGGCGTAGAAAAGGACGAGTTTATGAGAAAAAAATGCATAATGATAAGAATTTCCGCATTTATAACATTATGTTGCTATGTAGCATTTGGATATAATGCTCCATTTATTACGAATGCAGAAAAGCTCGCTTATATCAATGATGCCACAGGGGTTATTGAATCTTCCGGTGACGAGATATTGATTTTTTATCCAGGAGTGGAGTCTATCACTGCAAACGGCCTGCCGGTAACGTTTATCCGCCGGAACAAAGACCTGATTTCAGTGACTCTTCCGCCGGGAAAAATCCAGGTCGAGCTGACTTCCGGCAGCGATGATATTTCCGAAAAGCAGCATCCGGTGTTGCCGGATGCTGTTTCAGCACCAGATGCATTACAGCGTGCCCTTGCGGTAGCAGTTCCGGGAGATGAAGTTATTATTCGTAACGGAATCTATGTGGACTGGAATCTGACGCTATCCGGATCTGGTGCTGCAGGGAAACCGATTGTTATTCGTCCTGAAACTCCGGGCGGCGTTATATTCAGTGGACACTCCGGTTTTACAGTTACGGGCAGCTATATAGAAATCCGCGAATTTATTTTTGATCAAACCCATGAGGATGCATTGATCCTTGGCTCCGGACGTTATAATCGGATTACACAATGTCAGTTTTTTTTCTGCGGGCCGCTTACGAATACATTTCTCTCAGTAATGAGACTAGATCCGGGGTCTGATTTTTCCAGAGTAGATCATTGCTATTTTACGGGATCAAAAGGCATGAGTCTGAAGGTATTTATTCCGAGTGAAGTGCCAGAAACCGCTCCGCAGCAGCCGCAACTGGATCATAATGTATTTCGGGATATTTTCAGGATATGGCGCAACGGGCAGGAAAATATTCAAATAGGTCAGCACCGTCCGTACAGCGGTTCCCCGCGCGCGGTGATGGAATTTAATCTTTTTGATAATGCTTCAGCGGATAATGAAATCTGTTCGTTGAAATCACATGATAATATCGTTCGGTATAATGTATTTGCAAACTGCAGAGAGAGCGGATTTGTTTTTCGCGGCGGAAAAAATAACCGGTTTGAAGGAAATATCGCTGTTCGATGCACAGAAGCGCTTCGCATGTTTGATGAAAATCACGTAATTGTAAATAATCTGATTATGGATTGCCTTAATGCGGGAGTTGTATTTCAGGGAGGACACTCAGACGGTATACCGTCAAAAACCTGCTTGATAGCAAATAATACCATTGTCAACTGTCCTGTAGGCATTGGCGTTGGCAGGCCGCCGGATTCAGCGGACTTGTATCCAGCGGAAAATCAAATAGTTAATAATATAATAGTAAGCAGTTTTGGGACGTTGATAAAAAATGACTATTTTCAAAATTTTATAATAAGCAATAATCTGTTATATGCTTCTGATATCGCCTCTGTCGGTTTTTGCGGGGCGGATCCGATTTTGAAAAACCCTGAACTGGAAGGCGCATTCCCTTTTATGCGTCCGTCAACAGGCAGCCCGGCGGTTGACGCGGCTCTTTCTTTAAATGAGGTACAGCTCGATCGACATGGACGGCGGCGCCCTGAGGGCAAGGCCCCTGATATCGGTGCAGATGAAATCGGCGCAGAAATAGAATATTCCGGAAATATTCTTCCGGAAATTCCAGAAATGCGAACATGGACGCTATCCGATTATACGGGGACGGAAATTTTTTCATCGCATGATGCCAGTATATTGACAAACTGGAGCATATCCGGGGCTGTGCAAAATACTGAACAGGAACTCCGGGCAGAAAATGCAGAGTTTGCATTGAATAAGATACTGCCTGAGGATTTCGTATTAGAATTTAACTATCGTCCAGAATCGTTCTCAAGTGAAGCCTCCGTTACATTCCCGGGATCAACAGATGAGGTAGGAGAATATCGTTTAGTTTGGGGCGGTGCAGCCGACGATGGCAAACCGTCCGGAGTTATACGCCTCTATAAATCCGGTATTGAATACCCGGTTGCAGAACATCCTGATCTCTGTTTGGTTCGCGCCAATTATGTATATTCCTGGCCAGGGCTTATTCGTATCAACCGGGACGATCCGGAAGAAAATTTATGGTATCGTATTCAAATCGTTCGTCGGGGTGCTCGTATTGCGGTATACATGAATCGAGCCGCTCCGAATTCGGGCGCAAATCCCAGGGGAGTAACTCAACCGGTTATGATCTGGGATGATACGTACAGTCGGGAAAGCTGTATGCCCGGAGACCGGCGGTTAAATGTTCGGCAGATCGGCTCTGGGCGATGGATGAATTTACGGATATGGAATTTGAAAAAGATGCCGGAGCAATCTGGTATGATGCTTAATATTACTTCTATTTTGAGTCGCATTTCTTTCGATTTTAATACGCACTCCGTTAATGATGTGATTTTTGAGAAAGGACCAAAATTTAACTATTCCAGGAAAGAATCTTACGCTGCCCAGAATGCAAAATCGAATGACCTTGTATTTTTTGTTGGTTCAAATGCTCGTGCACTGATTCAGGACAAAGGAGCCGGGCACGAAAAAGTTTTATTTCTAAATGGCGGAGCAAATTTTTCTCAGCCCAATCTTGGAATTTATTTTGTAAATATGGATATGACCGCCGGAGGCTATAATAAAAATTATCCAATCCGCATAAGCTGGTCATTTGATATTCTCGGAACAAGTGACGATCCGAATTTTGACTCATCTGACTGGGAGATTCTTGTAAATTATAAAAATAGCGACCCATTTCGTAATATTGACAAACTTAATGGAAGTATTATTGCACAAACATTCAGTTTTAATAATTCCGGAAAAAACGAGTGCGTGGGCTGGAAAACGATATCCGGGCATTATGATATTCCTGTAGGGGCCGCTGCAAAATACGGAGCGCTTCAAATCCGAGGGACAAAAGGTGAATATGTTGGTACAGGGAAAGGGCTTTTATGTCTCGATAATATGACAATAACAATTACCCCGCTTTTTAAAAGCGGATCAGGCATCTCTGAATAA
- a CDS encoding 3-ketoacyl-ACP reductase, with the protein MKKRTALVTGAGRGIGLAIAQKLAAENFNVAIMDIHEESAVADALASLRAAGADVLYCRADVSCAESRAAMLDQIKAKFGGLNVLVNNAGVAPRVRADILDATEESYEWVMKINLQGPYFLTQACANWMIEQKKADDSFIGCIINISSTSSTVVSVSRGEYCISKAGVSMMTQLYAARLGEFDIPVYEIRPGIIKTDMTSVVTEKYDKLIFEDGILVQNRWGFPKDIAKTAAMMARGDIAYSTGQVIEVAGGLTLQRL; encoded by the coding sequence ATGAAAAAAAGAACCGCATTGGTAACGGGAGCCGGCCGCGGGATCGGGCTGGCGATTGCACAAAAACTCGCAGCGGAAAATTTTAACGTCGCTATCATGGACATTCACGAAGAAAGCGCTGTCGCCGACGCACTCGCAAGCCTGCGCGCTGCCGGCGCCGATGTGCTTTACTGCCGCGCCGACGTTTCCTGCGCTGAATCGCGCGCTGCCATGCTGGATCAAATTAAGGCAAAATTCGGCGGGCTGAATGTGCTGGTGAATAATGCCGGCGTTGCGCCGCGCGTGCGCGCCGATATTCTTGACGCGACGGAAGAGAGCTATGAGTGGGTGATGAAAATCAATTTGCAGGGCCCGTATTTTCTAACGCAGGCGTGCGCGAACTGGATGATTGAACAGAAAAAAGCCGACGACTCGTTCATCGGTTGTATTATTAATATTTCGTCAACTTCGTCCACAGTTGTTTCCGTTAGTCGCGGCGAATATTGTATTTCAAAAGCCGGCGTCAGCATGATGACACAACTCTACGCCGCGCGTCTCGGCGAATTTGATATTCCGGTGTACGAAATCCGTCCGGGCATTATCAAAACCGATATGACCTCGGTTGTGACAGAAAAATACGACAAGCTGATTTTTGAGGACGGCATTCTGGTGCAAAACCGCTGGGGATTCCCGAAAGACATTGCCAAGACAGCGGCCATGATGGCGCGCGGTGATATTGCTTATTCCACCGGACAGGTCATAGAAGTCGCCGGCGGATTAACGCTTCAAAGATTATAA
- a CDS encoding DNA-binding transcriptional regulator — MIGVQEYAYGRQKVQGIIDFYSRRCDWEIHRNKLAQPFVSAKDLEEWTGDGIIGEIYTEESARLVQALKIPFVNTASTNLADQCSSVMLDNQKIGMMAAEHLISCKLDNFAFIGPAELWHVRQRFEGFSTTIERNGGHCIPLFFETGNFLEPGIPREVINPNRLKKLLKSVSLPVGIMASNDRVGFAVLEACRLMGLRAPEDVAVVGVDNDSMYCQLTQPSMTSIDSSAKQIGFSAAQLLDALMNGTVLNNEKLLISPGRVFPRSSTDTTRSNYPEVARALRFIRRHDHEFIDVSNILDIVPASRRWLELKFKEELGWGIYHEIRRVHVARAKKLLHTTEWPIGRIAVESGFKTQLQLDDAFRKLEGMTAREYQEAGKA; from the coding sequence ATGATAGGTGTTCAGGAATATGCTTATGGACGGCAGAAAGTGCAGGGAATTATTGATTTCTACAGCCGGCGCTGTGATTGGGAGATTCACAGAAATAAACTGGCACAGCCGTTTGTTTCAGCAAAAGATTTAGAAGAATGGACGGGAGATGGAATTATCGGTGAAATTTATACTGAGGAGAGTGCCAGACTGGTACAAGCGTTAAAAATTCCGTTTGTAAATACCGCCAGTACCAATCTTGCAGATCAGTGTTCGTCGGTAATGCTGGATAATCAGAAAATCGGAATGATGGCAGCAGAGCATCTGATTTCGTGCAAACTGGATAATTTTGCGTTTATCGGACCGGCGGAGCTGTGGCATGTTCGGCAGCGGTTTGAAGGATTTTCTACAACTATTGAACGAAACGGCGGGCATTGCATCCCGCTGTTTTTTGAAACAGGAAATTTTTTAGAGCCTGGAATTCCCCGTGAAGTGATCAACCCAAACCGATTGAAAAAACTGCTTAAATCTGTGTCGCTTCCGGTTGGTATTATGGCATCAAATGATCGCGTTGGATTTGCAGTGTTAGAGGCCTGTCGTTTAATGGGATTGCGCGCACCGGAAGATGTTGCGGTGGTTGGGGTTGATAACGACAGTATGTACTGCCAGTTAACACAGCCATCAATGACAAGTATTGATTCTTCTGCAAAGCAGATCGGGTTTTCCGCAGCTCAATTGCTTGATGCCTTAATGAATGGAACCGTTTTAAACAATGAAAAACTGCTGATTTCCCCCGGACGGGTTTTCCCACGAAGTTCAACGGATACCACTCGGTCGAACTATCCGGAGGTCGCCCGTGCGTTGCGATTTATACGCCGGCACGACCATGAATTTATTGATGTAAGTAATATCCTTGATATTGTTCCGGCATCACGGCGCTGGCTGGAATTAAAATTTAAAGAGGAGCTCGGTTGGGGGATTTATCATGAAATCCGGCGGGTTCACGTTGCCCGGGCGAAAAAATTACTGCATACAACCGAATGGCCGATCGGACGCATTGCTGTGGAGAGTGGTTTTAAAACCCAGCTTCAACTGGATGATGCATTTCGAAAACTTGAAGGTATGACTGCAAGAGAATATCAGGAAGCAGGCAAAGCATAA